A window of the Burkholderia sp. 9120 genome harbors these coding sequences:
- a CDS encoding VOC family protein, with product MSVAETSLPPFHLAFPVHSLAAAREFYGDLLGCPEGRSSEAWVDFNFYGHQIVAHLAPDEIGHRQTSKVDGDAVPVRHFGAVLSMPQWQAAADKLQQAGIDFIIEPHVRFKGEVGEQATMFFLDPSGNALEFKAFADMSSLFAK from the coding sequence ATGAGCGTTGCCGAAACCAGTTTGCCGCCGTTCCATCTGGCGTTTCCTGTTCATAGTCTCGCCGCCGCGCGCGAGTTTTACGGCGACCTGCTGGGTTGTCCGGAAGGCCGCAGTTCGGAGGCATGGGTCGATTTCAATTTCTACGGTCATCAGATCGTCGCGCACCTCGCGCCGGACGAAATTGGCCACCGCCAAACCAGTAAGGTGGACGGCGACGCCGTGCCGGTCCGTCACTTCGGCGCCGTGCTGTCCATGCCGCAATGGCAGGCTGCCGCCGACAAACTGCAACAGGCCGGTATCGATTTCATCATCGAACCGCATGTGCGTTTCAAGGGCGAAGTCGGCGAGCAGGCGACCATGTTCTTTCTCGATCCGTCGGGCAATGCGCTGGAATTCAAGGCGTTTGCCGATATGTCGTCGTTGTTCGCGAAGTAG
- a CDS encoding LysE family translocator has protein sequence MITSSFVTADVLIAYGAYFVGTASPGPSNLAIMSLAMSAGRRAALTFALGVVSGSFFWALLASLGLSAVLASYSECLVAIKIAGGLYLLWLGFKSARSAFSASALPTSATRQNEAPQRLYLRGLLLHLTNPKAILVWLSIVSLAMSPASGASRTLPVVLGCMCIGVSVFSSYAVLFSTASARRIYLAVRRWLDGSLAIMFGIAGFKMLTSKS, from the coding sequence ATGATCACCAGCAGCTTCGTCACCGCCGATGTCCTGATCGCCTACGGCGCGTACTTCGTCGGCACCGCGAGCCCCGGGCCGAGCAACCTGGCGATCATGTCGCTGGCCATGAGCGCGGGCCGCCGCGCCGCGCTCACGTTCGCGCTCGGCGTGGTATCGGGTTCATTCTTCTGGGCGCTGCTGGCGTCGCTGGGGTTGTCGGCGGTGCTGGCCTCTTACTCGGAGTGTCTGGTCGCAATCAAGATTGCCGGCGGACTCTATCTGCTGTGGCTCGGTTTCAAGTCCGCGCGTTCCGCCTTCAGCGCTAGCGCGTTGCCGACCAGCGCGACCCGCCAGAACGAGGCACCGCAGCGTCTCTATCTGCGTGGCCTGCTGCTGCATCTCACCAATCCGAAGGCGATTCTGGTCTGGCTGTCGATCGTGTCGCTGGCCATGTCGCCGGCCAGCGGCGCCTCGCGTACCTTGCCGGTGGTGCTGGGGTGCATGTGCATCGGCGTTTCGGTGTTCAGCAGCTACGCGGTGCTGTTCTCGACCGCGTCGGCGCGCCGTATCTATCTGGCGGTCCGGCGCTGGCTCGACGGCTCGCTCGCGATCATGTTCGGGATCGCCGGGTTCAAGATGCTGACATCGAAAAGCTAG
- a CDS encoding SulP family inorganic anion transporter — MRDFLAGMTARMSVLKGVLPLTRGSAVRDALAGVQLASMDIPQVLGYARIAGMPAVAGLYTVFLPLLAFAFFGASRHLVVAADSATATIFASRLSTMAPPSSVEYASLAAMVALLTAGLLLVARIFKLGFLADFLSRTVLVGFLAGVGVQVGIAMLGDMFGVPGHAASSVAQVALVVREAAQIHLPTPGISLLVVVAILACKRFLPRAPVPLFAVVAGIAASDIYGFAAHGISVLGPVAGGLPPLRMPSVTWQQMLDLLPVAASCFVMIVAQSAAASRVFAERYHEPVDTNADLLGIAAANAAAAFTGAFVVNGSPTQTAMGDRAGTRSQFAQVVFAAVVVVVLLFFSRFLQYLPHCILASIVFTIAVGLINVQALFSIRRESPGEFTLAVFTALAVVLIGVEHGILVAVALSLLRHVRHSYRPHTMILAPGDDGVWVPVPAAPGMQTAPGLIVYRFGADLFYANDHFFVDDSRRLIDHAPSKVRWFVVDASAITDLDYSAARSVGELCEALKASGIEVIFARVNRYLRADMDRHGITPVIDTSCIFSTLHEALRSAGVEKPDLHVKEAT, encoded by the coding sequence ATGCGAGATTTTCTGGCGGGTATGACGGCGCGCATGAGCGTGTTGAAGGGCGTCCTTCCGTTGACGCGCGGCAGCGCCGTGCGTGATGCGCTAGCCGGCGTGCAACTCGCGTCGATGGATATTCCGCAAGTCCTGGGCTACGCGCGTATCGCCGGCATGCCGGCCGTGGCAGGGCTTTACACCGTTTTCCTGCCGTTGCTCGCCTTTGCGTTTTTCGGTGCCTCCCGGCACCTCGTGGTCGCCGCCGATTCCGCGACCGCCACCATCTTCGCAAGCCGGCTCTCTACCATGGCGCCGCCGTCGAGCGTCGAATACGCGTCGCTCGCCGCGATGGTCGCGTTGCTGACCGCCGGGTTGCTGCTCGTCGCGCGTATTTTCAAACTGGGTTTTCTGGCCGACTTCCTGTCGCGCACCGTGCTGGTCGGTTTTCTCGCGGGCGTCGGCGTGCAGGTCGGCATTGCCATGCTCGGCGACATGTTCGGTGTGCCCGGCCATGCGGCGAGCAGCGTTGCGCAAGTGGCGCTGGTGGTGCGCGAAGCGGCGCAGATCCATCTGCCGACGCCAGGTATTTCGCTGCTGGTGGTCGTCGCCATTCTCGCGTGCAAACGCTTTTTGCCGCGTGCGCCGGTGCCGCTGTTCGCCGTCGTGGCGGGCATCGCCGCCAGCGATATCTACGGCTTCGCGGCGCACGGCATCTCCGTGCTCGGGCCGGTGGCGGGCGGACTGCCGCCGCTGCGCATGCCTTCCGTGACGTGGCAGCAGATGCTCGATCTGTTGCCGGTCGCAGCCTCCTGTTTCGTGATGATCGTCGCGCAGAGCGCCGCCGCGAGCCGTGTGTTCGCGGAGCGTTATCACGAACCCGTGGATACCAACGCCGACCTGCTGGGCATCGCCGCGGCCAACGCGGCGGCGGCGTTCACCGGCGCCTTCGTGGTCAACGGCAGCCCGACACAAACGGCCATGGGCGATCGCGCGGGCACGCGCAGCCAGTTCGCGCAGGTCGTGTTCGCGGCGGTGGTGGTGGTCGTGCTGCTGTTTTTCAGCCGCTTTTTGCAGTATCTGCCGCATTGCATTCTCGCCAGCATCGTCTTCACGATCGCCGTCGGGCTGATCAATGTGCAGGCGCTGTTTTCGATTCGCCGCGAAAGTCCGGGCGAATTCACGCTGGCCGTGTTTACCGCGCTGGCGGTCGTGCTGATCGGTGTCGAGCACGGCATTCTGGTGGCCGTGGCGCTCTCGCTGCTGCGCCACGTGCGCCACAGTTACCGTCCTCACACGATGATTCTCGCGCCCGGCGACGACGGCGTCTGGGTGCCGGTGCCTGCCGCGCCCGGCATGCAGACCGCGCCGGGGTTGATCGTCTATCGCTTCGGCGCCGACCTGTTCTACGCGAACGATCACTTTTTCGTCGACGATTCGCGCCGTTTGATTGATCACGCGCCGAGCAAGGTGCGCTGGTTCGTCGTCGACGCGAGTGCGATTACCGACCTCGACTATTCGGCGGCGCGTTCGGTGGGGGAGTTGTGCGAGGCGTTGAAGGCGAGCGGCATCGAAGTGATCTTCGCCCGCGTGAACCGCTATCTGCGCGCGGACATGGACCGGCATGGGATCACGCCGGTGATCGACACGAGCTGCATTTTCAGCACCTTGCATGAGGCGCTGCGCTCGGCCGGCGTGGAGAAGCCGGACCTGCACGTCAAGGAAGCCACCTAG
- a CDS encoding helix-turn-helix transcriptional regulator yields the protein MSRTLQRPFPSVEKQIRALGERLKLARLRRELPATLFAERLGISRDTLHRLEKGDSGIALGTYMRALRVLGLDKDMDVVARDDALGRKLQDLKLAGQRKPRANAPGVARTKAARPAGKPARKTDGQQ from the coding sequence ATGTCCCGCACCCTTCAGCGCCCCTTTCCGTCCGTCGAGAAGCAGATACGCGCGCTCGGCGAACGCCTGAAACTGGCCCGCCTGCGCCGCGAACTGCCCGCTACGCTGTTCGCCGAACGGCTCGGCATTTCGCGCGATACGCTGCACCGTCTCGAGAAAGGCGATTCTGGCATCGCGCTCGGCACCTATATGCGAGCGCTGCGGGTCCTGGGACTCGACAAGGACATGGACGTCGTCGCCCGCGACGACGCACTCGGCCGGAAGCTGCAGGACCTCAAGCTGGCGGGTCAACGCAAGCCGCGTGCGAACGCGCCGGGCGTCGCTCGCACCAAGGCCGCGCGGCCGGCCGGCAAACCCGCCCGGAAAACCGATGGCCAGCAATAA
- a CDS encoding ABC transporter ATP-binding protein, translated as MANLANTVDMADATDTNDATGTADRVDAAGLANPANVAVRNLTIRLGANTVIENLDLDVRAGEFVVLLGPSGCGKSTLLHSIAGLIDVSDGSIEIAGEDMTWADPKDRRIALVFQSYALYPTMSVERNLSFALRINGTPKAEIARRVARASDMLQLGPLLKRKPAQLSGGQRQRVAIGRAIVREADVFLFDEPLSNLDAKLRTELRRELKQLHQRLGATMIYVTHDQVEAMTLATRMAVMRGGVIQQFGTPAEVYARPDNLFVATFLGSPAMNLLKGTLETRDGAVYFCTPQWRLEVSAYPFKHAPAQALPCVLGVRAEDVKVGAGLSERAKVSLVEPMGNHRVIWLDYHGVQVASIDQTKTPVALADTVAFSFDSEQVSLFDEAGGERL; from the coding sequence ATGGCAAATCTTGCGAATACGGTTGATATGGCGGACGCGACTGACACCAACGACGCAACAGGCACGGCGGACCGGGTCGACGCGGCGGGTCTCGCGAATCCGGCCAACGTGGCGGTGCGTAATCTCACCATCCGCCTCGGCGCGAACACCGTAATCGAAAATCTCGATCTCGACGTGCGTGCCGGCGAGTTCGTGGTGTTGCTCGGCCCCTCGGGCTGCGGCAAATCCACGTTGCTGCACAGCATTGCCGGACTGATCGACGTGAGCGACGGCAGCATCGAAATTGCCGGTGAAGACATGACGTGGGCCGATCCGAAAGATCGCCGCATTGCGCTGGTGTTTCAGTCGTACGCGCTGTATCCGACCATGAGCGTGGAGCGTAATCTGTCGTTCGCATTGCGCATCAACGGTACGCCGAAGGCGGAAATTGCACGGCGCGTGGCGCGCGCGTCCGACATGCTGCAACTCGGCCCGCTGCTCAAGCGCAAACCGGCGCAGCTGTCGGGCGGCCAACGGCAGCGCGTGGCGATCGGCCGCGCGATCGTGCGCGAGGCGGACGTGTTTCTGTTCGACGAACCGCTGTCGAATCTCGACGCCAAATTGCGCACCGAACTGCGCCGCGAACTCAAGCAATTGCACCAGCGTCTGGGCGCGACGATGATCTACGTGACGCACGATCAGGTCGAGGCGATGACGCTCGCCACCCGCATGGCGGTGATGCGCGGCGGCGTGATCCAGCAGTTCGGCACGCCCGCCGAAGTCTATGCGCGGCCCGACAATCTGTTCGTCGCGACCTTCCTGGGTTCGCCCGCGATGAACCTCCTCAAGGGCACGCTGGAGACGCGCGACGGCGCGGTCTACTTCTGCACGCCGCAATGGCGGCTCGAGGTGTCGGCGTATCCGTTCAAACACGCACCCGCGCAAGCGTTGCCCTGCGTGCTCGGGGTGCGGGCCGAAGACGTCAAGGTCGGCGCAGGCCTGAGCGAGCGTGCAAAAGTTTCGCTGGTGGAGCCGATGGGCAACCACCGCGTCATTTGGCTCGACTATCATGGCGTACAGGTCGCCTCGATCGATCAGACGAAGACACCGGTGGCGCTCGCGGACACGGTCGCGTTTTCGTTCGATAGCGAACAGGTCTCGCTGTTCGACGAAGCGGGGGGCGAACGGTTATAG
- a CDS encoding PA4780 family RIO1-like protein kinase codes for MKTPKRLLPLVEEGLIDEVISQLMSGKEATVYVVRSGDSIRCAKVYKDAKQRSFRQAASYREGRKVKNSREQRAMEKGSRYGREVQEQAWQNAEVDALFQLANAGVRVPQPFICTDGVLLMELVTDADGNVAPRLNDVDMSEARAIELHAVLVREVVRMLCAGMIHGDLSEYNILLAADGPVIIDLPQAVNAAGNLEAPAMLERDVNNLATYFGQFAPALLEASYGKEIWALYEAGALHVESELTGRVELDTTPIDLEAVLQELEDTRLDEEARQRHEQSLRSGT; via the coding sequence ATGAAAACACCGAAACGTCTGCTGCCGCTGGTCGAAGAAGGCCTGATCGACGAAGTCATCTCGCAGTTGATGAGCGGCAAGGAAGCCACCGTCTACGTGGTGCGCAGCGGCGACTCCATCCGCTGCGCGAAGGTCTATAAAGACGCCAAACAGCGCAGTTTCCGCCAGGCCGCGTCGTATCGCGAAGGCCGCAAGGTCAAGAACAGCCGCGAACAGCGCGCCATGGAAAAAGGCAGCCGCTACGGCCGCGAGGTGCAGGAACAGGCATGGCAGAACGCCGAAGTCGACGCGCTGTTCCAGCTCGCCAACGCGGGCGTGCGCGTGCCGCAGCCGTTTATCTGCACCGACGGCGTATTGCTGATGGAATTGGTCACCGACGCCGACGGCAACGTTGCGCCGCGTCTGAACGACGTGGACATGAGCGAAGCACGCGCAATCGAACTGCACGCCGTGCTGGTTCGGGAAGTGGTGCGCATGCTGTGCGCCGGCATGATTCACGGCGACCTGTCCGAATACAACATCCTGCTGGCCGCCGACGGCCCGGTCATCATCGACCTGCCGCAAGCGGTGAACGCCGCCGGCAATCTCGAAGCACCCGCCATGCTGGAACGCGACGTGAATAACCTCGCCACGTATTTCGGGCAGTTCGCACCGGCCTTGCTCGAGGCCAGTTACGGCAAGGAAATCTGGGCGCTTTACGAAGCGGGTGCGTTACATGTGGAGAGTGAATTGACCGGCCGCGTCGAACTCGACACCACGCCGATCGATCTGGAAGCGGTGCTGCAGGAACTCGAAGACACGCGGCTCGACGAAGAAGCGCGTCAGCGTCACGAACAGTCGTTGCGCAGCGGCACCTGA
- a CDS encoding substrate-binding domain-containing protein, with protein sequence MATLKDVAALAGVGMSTASRAISGKGPISADAAARVNAAIETLNFRPSSIGRAMATQSLGMVGIFVPTFFGSYYGTILKQTDTELRAVRRHVVVATGCGEVSPREQAMEAVRFLIGRDCDGVVVISHDLHDEDLIMLHKMHPKMVFLNRAFDQLPEASFCADHRRGGELAARTLLDHGHRDIAVISGPFSASDNQIRLGGFFAELAREGIAQDDVTLIESDFSPEGGYAATRKLLDTTRRFTGLFCANDTMAVSALAYLHEAGVAVPEEVSVIGYDDDYSAAYASPGLTSVHIPTAELTQNAVRWLLNECYRTTWEVFREFPVSVTMRKSVGPAPGVAQVPLRNDCS encoded by the coding sequence GTGGCTACACTCAAAGATGTCGCGGCACTCGCCGGCGTGGGCATGTCGACCGCGTCGCGCGCCATTTCCGGCAAAGGGCCGATCTCGGCCGATGCGGCCGCCCGCGTGAATGCGGCCATCGAAACACTGAACTTCCGCCCGTCGTCGATCGGGCGCGCCATGGCCACGCAGTCGCTCGGCATGGTCGGCATTTTCGTGCCGACTTTCTTCGGCTCGTACTACGGCACGATTCTCAAACAGACCGATACCGAACTACGCGCGGTGCGCCGTCACGTGGTGGTGGCGACCGGCTGCGGGGAAGTGTCGCCGCGCGAGCAGGCCATGGAAGCGGTGCGCTTTCTGATCGGCCGCGATTGCGACGGCGTGGTGGTGATCAGTCACGATCTGCACGACGAAGACCTGATCATGCTGCACAAGATGCATCCGAAAATGGTGTTTCTGAATCGCGCGTTCGATCAGTTGCCGGAGGCGTCGTTTTGCGCGGATCACCGGCGCGGCGGCGAGTTGGCGGCACGCACGCTGCTCGATCACGGGCACCGCGATATCGCGGTGATTTCGGGGCCGTTCAGCGCGTCGGACAACCAGATCCGGCTCGGGGGTTTCTTCGCCGAACTGGCGCGTGAAGGCATCGCGCAAGACGATGTCACGCTGATCGAATCGGACTTCTCGCCGGAGGGCGGTTACGCCGCCACGCGCAAGCTGCTCGACACGACGCGGCGCTTCACGGGGCTGTTCTGCGCGAACGACACCATGGCGGTGAGCGCGCTCGCGTACCTGCACGAGGCCGGGGTTGCGGTGCCGGAGGAAGTGTCGGTGATTGGGTACGACGACGATTACTCGGCCGCTTATGCGTCGCCCGGGCTGACGTCAGTGCATATTCCGACCGCGGAGTTGACGCAGAACGCGGTACGGTGGTTGCTCAACGAGTGCTACCGGACTACGTGGGAAGTGTTCCGCGAGTTTCCGGTGAGCGTAACGATGCGCAAGTCGGTGGGGCCGGCGCCGGGTGTGGCTCAGGTGCCGCTGCGCAACGACTGTTCGTGA
- a CDS encoding HipA domain-containing protein, translated as MASNKPRDTFKVFLDDVTVGSLQQVGTLYRQTTRSDLPASFAYEQNWVDGRHAFMLDPRLELWTDEQYPPAKAVAFGIFMDSAPDRWGRVLMERREAAAADREDRPMRQLQEIDFLLGVHDLTRVGALRFQNTAGDFLDNSAEAAPPVTDLATLAYISLRIEEADIEKMPEYEQWLAMLIAPGTSLGGARPKANFTSLGNDLWIAKFPAKEDRYDIGAWEYLVHRLASKAGIWVPASELKYVGARYGTFCVERFDRHDSRRRMVASAMTLLERQDGDSDASYLDLAEYLANNGAQGHIDSDLAQLFKRVVFNVVVGNRDDHLRNHGFIREASGWRLSPAFDMNPNPSKREHALTLDSMSALPDLDAVIDTAGFYRVDAAQARQIVGEVRDAVATWRDEAAALNLSRPEIQRMESVFQV; from the coding sequence ATGGCCAGCAATAAACCTCGCGACACCTTCAAGGTGTTCCTCGACGACGTCACGGTCGGCAGCCTGCAGCAGGTCGGCACGCTGTATCGCCAGACCACGCGGTCCGACTTGCCCGCTTCGTTTGCCTATGAGCAGAACTGGGTGGACGGACGCCACGCCTTCATGCTCGACCCGCGCCTCGAGTTGTGGACCGACGAGCAATACCCGCCCGCGAAAGCCGTGGCGTTCGGCATCTTCATGGACTCGGCGCCGGACCGCTGGGGCCGCGTGTTGATGGAGCGTCGCGAAGCCGCCGCCGCGGATCGGGAAGACCGGCCCATGCGTCAATTGCAGGAAATCGATTTCCTGCTCGGCGTTCACGACCTGACGAGAGTCGGCGCGCTGCGGTTTCAGAACACCGCCGGCGATTTTCTCGACAACAGCGCCGAGGCCGCGCCGCCGGTCACCGATCTCGCGACCCTCGCCTATATCAGCCTTCGCATCGAAGAGGCCGACATCGAAAAAATGCCGGAATACGAACAATGGCTGGCCATGCTGATCGCGCCCGGCACGTCGCTGGGCGGCGCGCGTCCCAAAGCCAATTTCACCAGCCTCGGCAATGACCTGTGGATCGCCAAATTCCCGGCGAAAGAGGACCGCTATGACATTGGCGCGTGGGAATACCTCGTTCATCGGCTGGCAAGCAAAGCGGGTATCTGGGTGCCCGCGTCCGAGCTCAAATACGTGGGCGCGCGTTACGGCACCTTCTGCGTCGAACGATTCGACCGGCACGACAGCCGCCGGCGTATGGTTGCGTCGGCCATGACCTTGCTTGAACGGCAGGACGGCGATTCGGACGCAAGCTATCTGGACCTCGCCGAATATCTGGCGAACAACGGCGCGCAAGGCCATATCGACAGCGATCTCGCGCAGCTCTTCAAACGCGTCGTCTTCAACGTCGTGGTGGGCAATCGCGACGATCATCTGCGCAATCACGGCTTTATTCGTGAAGCGTCGGGCTGGCGTCTGTCGCCCGCCTTCGACATGAATCCGAACCCGAGCAAGCGCGAACATGCGTTGACGCTGGACTCGATGAGCGCCCTGCCCGATCTCGACGCCGTGATCGACACAGCCGGGTTCTATCGCGTCGACGCGGCCCAGGCGCGGCAGATCGTCGGCGAGGTGCGGGATGCCGTCGCAACATGGCGGGACGAGGCCGCCGCGCTCAATCTGTCGCGGCCCGAAATCCAGCGGATGGAAAGTGTCTTTCAGGTCTGA
- a CDS encoding LysR family transcriptional regulator, translating into MLSELKTFIAVSQYGTFSGAGARIGLTQSAVSAQMQRLEEQLGFALFDRTGRSATLNDAGRETLALAEEMMTLYARLSERGAVAAESGMLRVGAIASAQVSFLADALARFRDDRPGWRIRVVPGVSLGLLGQVDSGELDLAVIIRPPFALPSELEWRTLASEPFVLLAPKALARNQPAWRELLRSAPFIRYDRASFGGRLVDRFLRRSRLNVQDVIELDELQGIVQLVARGIGVALIPNTVGLGKWPANVVALELGDATFHREIGLVQRPRHSRQAVAAALADCIGTAAGA; encoded by the coding sequence ATGCTGAGCGAACTCAAGACCTTTATCGCCGTCAGTCAGTACGGCACGTTTTCCGGCGCGGGCGCGCGTATCGGCCTGACGCAATCCGCCGTGAGCGCGCAGATGCAGCGGCTCGAGGAACAACTCGGCTTCGCGCTGTTCGACCGCACCGGGCGCTCCGCCACGCTGAACGACGCGGGCCGCGAAACGCTGGCGCTCGCCGAAGAAATGATGACGCTGTACGCCCGGCTCTCGGAACGCGGCGCGGTCGCGGCGGAAAGCGGCATGCTGCGGGTGGGCGCGATCGCGTCCGCGCAGGTGTCGTTTCTGGCCGACGCGCTGGCGCGCTTTCGCGACGACCGCCCCGGCTGGCGAATTCGCGTCGTGCCGGGCGTATCGCTGGGCTTGCTGGGTCAGGTGGATTCCGGCGAGCTCGACCTGGCGGTGATCATCCGGCCGCCGTTCGCGCTGCCGTCCGAACTCGAATGGCGCACGCTCGCCAGCGAGCCGTTCGTGCTGCTCGCGCCGAAAGCGCTCGCGCGCAACCAGCCCGCCTGGCGCGAATTGCTCAGGAGCGCGCCGTTTATCCGCTACGACCGCGCGTCGTTCGGCGGGCGGCTGGTCGACCGGTTTCTGCGGCGCTCGCGGCTGAATGTGCAGGACGTGATCGAGCTCGACGAGTTGCAGGGAATCGTGCAACTCGTCGCGCGCGGCATCGGCGTGGCGTTGATTCCGAACACGGTCGGGCTCGGCAAGTGGCCCGCCAATGTCGTCGCACTCGAACTCGGCGACGCGACTTTTCATCGTGAAATCGGCCTCGTGCAGCGTCCGCGGCACAGCCGGCAAGCGGTGGCGGCGGCGCTCGCCGACTGCATCGGCACGGCAGCCGGCGCGTGA